From the genome of Moritella sp. F3, one region includes:
- a CDS encoding DUF5993 family protein yields the protein MMTLIFGLYLVSMLLALKGKREWSFYGFALSLVVSAFWLSHHATDALEILL from the coding sequence ATGATGACACTGATCTTCGGCTTATATTTGGTCAGCATGCTATTGGCATTAAAAGGAAAACGAGAATGGTCATTTTATGGCTTTGCACTTTCGCTTGTCGTTAGCGCATTTTGGCTTTCACACCATGCAACTGACGCCTTAGAAATCTTACTTTAG
- a CDS encoding disulfide bond formation protein B — MTNNLSRQLNALGALALSIVLGYAFYSQIVESVLACPLCLLQRVGFIAVLFGLFCNIIFGPRMVHYSGMIIGAIFGAAVALRQMSLHVIPGTPGYGAPFLGMHFYTWAFITFVIIIFGTAIMMAFSAQYEKVKYIPFSMQSNIAKIAIIIVILVTVANMLNAFAECGPYECPGDPVSYWLFR; from the coding sequence ATGACGAATAATTTATCTCGCCAGCTAAATGCATTAGGTGCACTGGCATTATCAATAGTACTTGGGTATGCATTCTACTCACAAATTGTAGAATCTGTTCTAGCTTGCCCGCTGTGTTTATTACAACGTGTAGGCTTTATTGCTGTTTTATTTGGCTTATTCTGTAACATCATTTTTGGTCCACGCATGGTACATTACAGCGGCATGATTATCGGCGCGATTTTCGGCGCAGCCGTCGCATTACGTCAAATGTCACTACATGTGATTCCAGGTACTCCAGGCTATGGCGCGCCTTTCTTAGGTATGCATTTTTATACATGGGCATTTATTACATTCGTCATTATCATTTTTGGTACGGCGATAATGATGGCTTTTTCAGCTCAATATGAAAAAGTGAAATACATCCCTTTTTCAATGCAGAGTAATATCGCAAAAATAGCGATTATCATTGTAATTCTAGTGACAGTTGCGAATATGCTGAATGCGTTCGCAGAATGTGGACCATATGAATGTCCAGGTGACCCAGTGAGTTACTGGCTG